CGACATCGGCACGGTGATCGCACCCGATGCCGAAGCCAAGCTGTTCATCACCGCGAGCGCCGAGGAACGGGCCCGCCGCCGCTTCAGGGAACTGGTCGGGCGCGGCGAAATCACCGACACGCCGGCGGGTTTTGCCGATGTCCTCGCCGACATCCTGAAGCGTGATGCCCGCGATTCCGGCCGGGCCGCGGCCCCGCTGCTGGTCGCCGCCGACGCGGTGACCATCGACACGACGGCGCTCGGTATCGAGGAAGCCTTCGCCGCCGCCCTTGCGGTTGTCGAGGCCAGGCGCCGATGACCCCGTTCGGCGCCCGTGTCCGCCAGTTGCGCGAGGCCAAGGGCGCGACGCTGACCGCCATGGCCGAAACGATCGGCGTTTCCGCCGCCTATCTCTCGGCGCTCGAACATGGCAAGCGCGGCCGGCCGAGCTGGTATCTCGTCCAGCGCATCATTGCCTATTTCGGCATCATCTGGGACGAGGCCGAAGAACTCGCCAAGCTGGCGGAAATTTCCCATCCGCGCATCGTCATCGACACCTCGGGCCTGTCACCACAGGCGACCGAGCTCGCCAATCTGCTCGCCCGCCGCATTGGTCTGTTGGCCGATGAAGAGATCGCCGAACTGCTGTTCGTGCTGAAATCCAAGCTGCCGGGACGCTAGCCGTCCCCGTCCCGATGCGCCTGGCGCACCGCCGGGCTCGGCCGCAGCGCCGGCTTGAAGATCTGGATCGCGCGTTCGCGCCGGATCGGCGCAGGTTTGTAGACCTGCTTGGTCGCCTCCACCAGGTGTACGCCGGCGAATGGCAGCGATAGCGCCGAGCCGAGCCGCTCCCAGGCCCCCGCCGAGCCGAGAATCAGCGATTTGCCGACCGGCGGTACCCACAAGGCCTGGCTCCAGGCCACCGGCGTGAATGAGCTCTCCCGCATCAGTTCGGTCAGCTGGCTCGACGAATAGGGCCGCCCCTGGCCGAATGGCGTGGTGTCGCGCTGGGCCCACAGGCCGCGCCGGTTCGGCACCACCGCCAGCACCCGGCCGCCGGCGGCGAGCACACGCCAGACCTCGCCGAGCAGCGCCTGCACGTCGTTGGAGACCTCCAGGCCGTGGACGATCAGCACCCGGTCGACCGCCGCATCGGCCAGCGGCAGCCTGTCGTCCTCGACCAGCGCCGCCTTGCTCGGCCGGGCCGTCGGCCAATGGATGACCCCCTGGCGGGCCGGCATGAAGGCCAGCGACCGCTCGGCATCCTCGCGGAACAGGCCGAGATAGGGCGTGCAATAACCCAAGCCCACCATGGTCATGCCGCGGGCGCTCGGCCAATGGGTCTGGATGGCGTGATTGACCATGCGCCGGGCGACCATGCCGAGCGAGGAGGAATAGAAGGCACGCAGATCGACGACGTCGGACACTTGTTCTCAGAACTTTCGGTTCAGCCCTGCCGAGAATGAATTGGCAGAAGCCCGCGGGCAATGACATAACCCCGCGAGGATGAACGCCGGGAGAATATCATGGCCGCCGAGATCCATCTCTTCACCTGCCTCGACGACAATTTCGGCGTGCTGATGCACGACCCCGAAACCGGCGCCACCGCTGCGATCGACGTGCCCGAGGCCGAGCCGGTTCTGGCCGCCGCCGCCGCCAAGGGCTGGACCATCAGCCACATCCTGGTCACCCACCACCATCCCGACCACGTCCAGGGCATCCCCATGGTCAAGGACGCGACCAAGGCCCGGGTGATCGCCAATGCGGCGGACGCCCACCGCATTCCGCTCGTCGACGAAACCGTGCTGCCGGGCGGCATCGCCCGCTTCGGCTCCTTCGTGGCCGATGTCATCGACACTCCAGGCCATACGGTTGGCCATGTCGCCTATCATTTCGGCTCCGAAAAGGTGCTGTTCTCCGGCGACACCCTGTTCTCGCTCGGCTGCGGCCGGCTGTTCGAGGGCACGCCGGCGCAGATGTGGGCCTCGCTCCAGGACCTGAGCCAGCTGCCGGCCGACACCAGGGTCTATTGCGGCCACGAATATACCGCCTCCAATGCCCGCTTCTCGCTCACCGTCGACCCGGGCAATGCGGCACTCAAGGCGCGCGCCGACGAGGTGGCGCGTCTGCGCTCCGCAAACCAGCCGACCTTGCCGACGACCATTGGCCGGGAGCGTGAGACCAACCCGTTCCTGCGCGCCGCCGATCCTGACATCGCAGCCCATCTCGGCATGGCCGGGGCGACGCCGCTGGCGGTGTTCACCGAGCTGCGCGAACGCAAGAACAAAGCCTGAAGCAAAAAGCACTGAAACCAGACCGTCAGCAGCGGTCGGCTCAGAAGTCGACCGCGATGCCGCCGACCTCCCAGTCGTCGTAACGCACCGGGTCGGCGCCGCCGCGCCCGTGCAGCTCGGGGTTTTTGGCGAGTTCGGCAGCCTTGGCCTCCAGCGCCGCGCGCCGCTCGGCGGCCTCCGCCAGGGCACGTTTGGCCGCTTCGCTCAGCACCTTGGCCGGCGCGGGCGGGCTCAGCGTCGAGGGTTGGGCGACCGCCACCGCGGTCGAAAAGGCCAGCTTGTCGTTCATCGACGCTTGAGAAACGCCCCTGCCCCAACAAAGTCAAGCCGTCGGCGTTGACCCGCGAGCGCGGCCGGCTATAGTCCGCCCCGCGTTGCCCCTATGGCGGAATTGGTAGACGCGCTCGACTCAAAATCGAGTTCCGCAAGGAGTGCTGGTTCGATTCCGGCTAGGGGCACCATCAACTCACCTGCGTGCGTCCGCGATAGTCCGCAAACGCCCGAGAAGCCCCTACGTATCGCCTGTGGCTTCGAGCCGAGTTACAATTCGGAGATCAAGGCACCGCACATCGCATTTGGGTTGCCTTGCGGCAAGCAGAGTACGCCCAACCAGGCGGATTGTTGCTTCTCTCCTCCGTATCGGCAAGCGCCGGGATTTGAAGAGGTAGCGGCCCGTGGCTAGCCGCTCCCAAAGAAAAGCCATCGCGTGATATGAATGGCCCTATCACGAGGGGGGCGAATCGCTTGCCAGAGACATACGATGATTCTGCCCTAAGGCATTTCGACGATGCGGCGCATCTAGCTGCCGCAGGCCATCTCGACGGAGCTGGGTACTTAATTGGCTACGCTGTTGAGTGCG
This portion of the Phreatobacter stygius genome encodes:
- a CDS encoding helix-turn-helix domain-containing protein — protein: MTPFGARVRQLREAKGATLTAMAETIGVSAAYLSALEHGKRGRPSWYLVQRIIAYFGIIWDEAEELAKLAEISHPRIVIDTSGLSPQATELANLLARRIGLLADEEIAELLFVLKSKLPGR
- a CDS encoding class I SAM-dependent methyltransferase → MVARRMVNHAIQTHWPSARGMTMVGLGYCTPYLGLFREDAERSLAFMPARQGVIHWPTARPSKAALVEDDRLPLADAAVDRVLIVHGLEVSNDVQALLGEVWRVLAAGGRVLAVVPNRRGLWAQRDTTPFGQGRPYSSSQLTELMRESSFTPVAWSQALWVPPVGKSLILGSAGAWERLGSALSLPFAGVHLVEATKQVYKPAPIRRERAIQIFKPALRPSPAVRQAHRDGDG
- the gloB gene encoding hydroxyacylglutathione hydrolase, which translates into the protein MAAEIHLFTCLDDNFGVLMHDPETGATAAIDVPEAEPVLAAAAAKGWTISHILVTHHHPDHVQGIPMVKDATKARVIANAADAHRIPLVDETVLPGGIARFGSFVADVIDTPGHTVGHVAYHFGSEKVLFSGDTLFSLGCGRLFEGTPAQMWASLQDLSQLPADTRVYCGHEYTASNARFSLTVDPGNAALKARADEVARLRSANQPTLPTTIGRERETNPFLRAADPDIAAHLGMAGATPLAVFTELRERKNKA
- a CDS encoding DUF1674 domain-containing protein; the protein is MNDKLAFSTAVAVAQPSTLSPPAPAKVLSEAAKRALAEAAERRAALEAKAAELAKNPELHGRGGADPVRYDDWEVGGIAVDF